The genomic interval CAAGCCGATTTATGAAATTTATTGGCGGTCGTGATTTGTTTTACGGGCTGATCCTGTTAATTTTGATTGGTATTGCAATCTTCATTTATTCGAATGTTTCATTTATTTTTGACCCAATCATTACAATATTTTCCACGGTTATACCGCCAATGATTATAGCCTTTATTGCCTATTACTTATTAAATCCGATTGTCAATCTGTTGGAACAGCTACACATTCACCGCATATGGGGTATTATCATCCTTATCTTAGGTATTAGTGGGCTTCTTACCGGAATTATTCTGTTGACAGCACCAGCGATTGAGTCACAGGTGAAGGATTTGGCGGCAAACTTTCCTACCTACATCAGTCAGATGGGTGCAGGTATTGAAGGCTGGATTCAGCATTCCTTCTTGGCACCCTATTATGAGCAGGGGTATGAATGGGTCACTTCCAATTTAAGCAATTTGACAAGCCGGGTGATGGAATCCCTTGGCGGTGCTGTTGAAGGCGTGCAAAATATTGCCAATGTCATTACTCGTGTCGTGGTGGCCATTGTTACGTTTCCGTTCATTCTTTTTTTCTTGTTGAAAGACGGGGAACAGTTTAAGGCATTCTGTCTGAAGCTACTGCCGCCAAGGTACCGGGATGATGCTGACGAACTTCTGTATAACATGGATGTACAGGTCGGTTCCTATATACAGGGGCA from Lentibacillus cibarius carries:
- a CDS encoding AI-2E family transporter, whose product is MMKTSRFMKFIGGRDLFYGLILLILIGIAIFIYSNVSFIFDPIITIFSTVIPPMIIAFIAYYLLNPIVNLLEQLHIHRIWGIIILILGISGLLTGIILLTAPAIESQVKDLAANFPTYISQMGAGIEGWIQHSFLAPYYEQGYEWVTSNLSNLTSRVMESLGGAVEGVQNIANVITRVVVAIVTFPFILFFLLKDGEQFKAFCLKLLPPRYRDDADELLYNMDVQVGSYIQGQIIVASCIGLLLYIGYLIIGLNYAITLAIIAAITSVVPYLGPIIAISPAIIIALVDSPIMLLKLGIVWAAVQFLEGNFVSPNVMGKTMHIHPLTIIIVLLVAGNLFGIIGVILGIPGFAIIKVLTVHLFKRFKLRYNRYYGDEYEPYEET